A DNA window from Drosophila sechellia strain sech25 chromosome X, ASM438219v1, whole genome shotgun sequence contains the following coding sequences:
- the LOC6615896 gene encoding mitochondrial 2-oxodicarboxylate carrier — MAGQQNDISHAKRAAFQVLAGGSAGFLEVCIMQPLDVVKTRIQIQATPAPNAAALGELHYNGVFDCFAKMYRHEGISSYWKGIMPPILAETPKRAIKFLVFEQTKPLFQFGSPTPTPLTFSLAGLTAGTLEAIAVNPFEVVKVAQQADRQKKMLSTFAVAKGIIQRDGLGFSGLNKGITATMGRNGVFNMVYFGFYHSVKNVVPEYKESHLEFLRKVAIGFLAGTLACFVNIPFDVAKSRIQGPQPVPGQIKYRGTFSSMGIVYREEGFRALYKGLVPKIMRLGPGGAILLLVFEYSYDYLLHNYS, encoded by the exons ATGGCCGGACAGCAGAACGATATTTCGCACGCCAAGCGCGCCGCCTTTCAGGTTTTAGCCGGCGGCTCGGCCGGATTCCTGGAGGTCTGCATCATGCAACCACTCGATGTAGTCAAGACCCGCATCCAGATCCAGGCCACTCCGGCGCCGAATGCCGCGGCTCTTGGTGAG CTGCACTACAATGGCGTCTTCGATTGCTTCGCCAAGATGTACCGCCACGAGGGCATCTCCTCCTACTGGAAGGGCATTATGCCGCCAATCCTGGCCGAGACGCCCAAGCGGGCCATCAAGTTCCTGGTGTTTGAGCAGACGAAGCCGCTCTTTCAATTCGGCTCGCCCACTCCCACGCCGCTAACCTTTTCTCTGGCTGGACTGACAGCCGGCACACTGGAGGCCATCGCCGTGAATCCCTTCGAGGTGGTCAAGGTGGCGCAGCAGGCTGATCGCCAGAAAAAGATGCTCAGCACATTCGCCGTAGCCAAGGGTATCATACAGCGGGACGGATTGGGCTTCAGCGGCCTTAACAAGGGCATCACCGCCACCATGGGACGCAATGGAGTCTTCAACATGGTGTACTTCGGGTTCTACCATAGCGTGAAGAACGTGGTGCCCGAGTACAAGGAGAGCCATTTGGAGTTTCTGCGCAAGGTGGCCATCGGCTTCCTGGCCGGCACTCTGGCCTGCTTCGTCAACATCCCCTTCGACGTGGCCAAGTCACGCATCCAGGGACCGCAACCAGTCCCCGGACAGATAAAATACCGAGGAACCTTCAGCTCTATGGGCATCGTCTACCGCGAGGAAGGATTCCGGGCGCTGTACAAAGGACTCGTCCCCAAGATTATGCGTTTGGGCCCAGGTGGAGCTATTCTTCTGCTGGTCTTCGAGTACTCCTACGATTACCTGCTGCACAACTACTCCTAG
- the LOC6615901 gene encoding frizzled-3 isoform X1, with protein sequence MYAAPILILLLHLTWAVATIAASSAGQNGPVAAGAGPNGLQCQPIAVSACQGLGYNMTALPNLAGHTNQLEAELQIAKLVPLIESGCSRRARFLLCSSLFPLCTPDVPRPVAACKLLCETVRGECMENAPPELMELWPSFLNCDGLPQPEKHELCMQIPQEVVVPGGSPSGPPTTGSPGVEDHPQTYRFWKSGAPPASDLGGVLCPQNFSGSPFNPEECVPQCQRDAFHTSSQKKTSETLILGLSAVCFVLTLFALVTFWAEPTRFGYPERPVLFLCLCYNLFSVCYLERIVFHNQARMHDVELQGRLMRPGCLLTPPCLASYITTSYLSLCAASWWLIFALCFYLSSHKKWSSEALEKRSGLFHVLAWVPPLAPPIAALLLEKVRPSELTGMCYAPGFVELPALILLLLGLYFTLRASRSLLFLQLQLQPTLAHHRFGQIRKRFVLFSLLYFVPTTAGVVAALCERYADSVPSCSTPDDCLSPTPLSAWPALVRIFFQLVGGTLTGLWVWSRKTCESYRNRLGASGTPTSSLMNQSKAAGPLPKKHLYTSGKSMLPTGGITPLYAAISFHNVPVYNPNQSRV encoded by the exons ATGTACGCCGCCCCGATCCTGATCCTACTCCTGCACCTGACTTGGGCCGTGGCCACGATCGCGGCCAGCAGTGCCGGCCAGAATGGCCCGGTGGCAGCCGGAGCAGGTCCTAACGGATTGCAGTGCCAGCCCATCGCCGTGTCCGCCTGCCAAGGCCTCGGCTACAACATGACCGCACTGCCCAACCTGGCAGGTCACACCAATCAGCTGGAGGCTGAGCTCCAG ATTGCCAAGCTGGTGCCACTAATAGAATCCGGTTGCTCGCGTCGCGCCCGCTTTTTGCTTTGCTCGTCTCTGTTTCCGCTGTGCACGCCGGATGTGCCACGCCCCGTTGCCGCCTGCAAATTGCTGTGCGAGACCGTTAGGGGCGAGTGTATGGAAAACGCTCCGCCGGAACTGATGGAGCTGTGGCCTTCGTTCCTTAACTGCGACGGACTGCCGCAACCGGAGAAGCACGAGTTGTGCATGCAGATTCCACAGGAGGTGGTTGTGCCAGGCGGGAGTCCAAGTGGTCCGCCCACCACTGGTTCACCCGGCGTCGAAGATCACCCGCAGACGTACCGCTTTTGGAAGAGCGGAGCACCGCCCGCCTCTGACTTGGGTGGCGTCCTGTGCCCGCAGAACTTTAGCGGCAGCCCCTTTAATCCGGAGGAGTGCGTGCCCCAGTGTCAGCGGGACGCCTTCCACACGAGCTCTCAGAAGAAGACGTCTGAAACCCTCATCCTGGGCCTCTCGGCCGTCTGCTTCGTCCTGACACTGTTCGCCTTGGTGACCTTCTGGGCGGAGCCCACCAGGTTTGGCTACCCCGAGAGACCAGTACTCTTCCTGTGCCTGTGCTACAACCTCTTTAGCGTGTGCTATCTGGAGCGAATCGTGTTCCACAACCAAGCAAGGATGCATGACGTCGAGCTGCAAGGGCGGCTGATGCGACCGGGCTGCTTGCTGACTCCCCCATGCCTGGCCTCCTACATAACCACCTCCTATTTAAGCCTGTGTGCGGCCAGCTGGTGGCTGATATTCGCCCTGTGCTTCTACCTGTCCTCGCACAAAAAATGGTCCAGCGAGGCGCTGGAGAAGAGGTCCGGGCTGTTCCACGTCCTGGCCTGGGTGCCACCGCTGGCGCCCCCCATTGCCGCCCTGCTGCTGGAGAAGGTGCGTCCGAGTGAGCTGACGGGAATGTGCTACGCACCGGGATTCGTGGAGCTGCCAGCACTGATCCTCCTCCTGCTTGGGCTGTACTTCACCCTGAGAGCCTCCAGGTCTCTGCTCTtcctgcagctgcagttgcagccCACCCTGGCCCACCACCGATTCGGGCAGATCCGGAAGCGCTTCGTGCTCTTCTCCCTGCTGTACTTCGTGCCCACGACCGCCGGCGTCGTGGCGGCTCTTTGCGAGCGGTACGCGGATTCAGTGCCCAGCTGCTCCACTCCCGATGACTGCCTCTCACCCACTCCGCTCAGTGCCTGGCCAGCGTTGGTTCGGATCTTCTTCCAGCTAGTGGGGGGAACGTTGACAGGGTTGTGGGTGTGGTCGCGCAAGACCTGCGAGAGCTACAGAAATCGGCTGGGGGCCAGCGGCACACCCACCTCATCCCTGATGAATCAAAGCAAGGCGGCCGGGCCTCTGCCCAAAAAGCATTTGTATACGAGTGGGAAATCCATGCTGCCCACGGGGGGAATCACTCCATTATATGCTGCTATTAGTTTTCACAATGTGCCCGTCTACAACCCCAACCAATCGAGAGTTTAG
- the LOC6615902 gene encoding protein O-mannosyl-transferase 2, with protein sequence MAASVVKTPKCPRRGSVKDVAQSAHRSGPTSSKEANWNWWLLLATVFLVTFATRFYKVTEPDHICWDETHFGKMGSWYINRTFFFDVHPPLGKMLIGLSGYLTGYNGTFPFEKPGDKYNETRYQGMRYFCTTLGALIMPMGFDTVYDLTRSHEAALLAAAYLIFDVGLLTLNQYILLDPILLFFMMASVWGMVKVSKSTASGGSYGLRWWFWLFLTGTMLSCTISVKFVGLFVVLLVGLHTATELWLILGDLEQPILETVKQLACRAITLIVWPILLYILFFYIHLCVLNRSGNGDGFYSSAFQSRLIGNSLYNASMPRDVAYGSLVTIKNHKTGGGYLHSHHHLYPKGLGARQQQVTTYTHKDENNRWLIRPHNKKGLPKGKPQILRHGDLVRLTHMATRRNLHSHNEPAPMTKKHLQVTGYGELGVGDANDAWRVLIVGGKVNETVHTVTTRLKFIHLLQNCALTSSGKQLPKWGFEQQEVSCNPNVRDKNSQWNVEDNEHKLMPSVSFSVYAPGFFARFLESHAVMLQGNAGLKPKEGEVTSRPWQWPINYRGQFFSGSSYRIYLLGNPLIWWSNLVFLALFVTVFLWNAVVQQRRAGFARSTAQNQAQSPDSETVAQGEESEHSTMDICSCCTPVKEKVPKAVPSGSPEAPNPAQSLRAAAWLFLGWMLHYLPFWAMGRVLYFHHYFPALIFNSLLTGVMFNYIMRVLPKWIHHAILGLVLSILVYSFAAFSPLAYGMSGPLANEPNSTMHNLKWLSTWEF encoded by the exons ATGGCAGCAAGTGTTGTTAAAACCCCCAAGTGCCCCAGACGAGGATCTGTCAAAGATGTGGCCCAAAGCGCACATAGATCAGGGCCCACATCTAGCAAAGAGGCCAATTG GAACTGGTGGCTTCTTCTGGCCACCGTCTTCCTGGTGACCTTCGCCACACGCTTCTATAAGGTCACCGAACCGGACCACATATG TTGGGATGAGACGCACTTTGGCAAGATGGGCAGTTGGTACATAAACAgaactttttttttcgatGTCCATCCACCGCTGGGAAAG atGCTCATTGGCCTCTCTGGCTACTTGACGGGCTACAATGGAACGTTTCCGTTTGAGAAGCCAGGCGACAAGTACAACGAAACGCGGTACCAGGGCATGCGATAT TTCTGCACCACACTGGGAGCTCTGATCATGCCCATGGGATTCGATACTGTCTACGATTTGACCCGTTCCCATGAAGCTGCTTTGCTTGCGGCTGCCTATCTTATTTTCG ATGTGGGGCTCTTGACCCTCAACCAGTACATCCTGCTGGACCCTATCTTACTATTCTTTATGATGGCCTCCGTCTGGGGCATGGTCAAGGTATCGAAGTCCACGGCCTCCGGAGGATCGTACGGTCTGCGCTGGTGGTTCTGGCTCTTCCTCACCGGGACCATGTTGTCCTGCACGATTAGCGTTAAGTTCGTGGGTCTGTTTGTGGTGCTGTTGGTCGGTCTGCATACAGCCACTGAACTGTGGCTCATCCTCGGCGATTTGGAGCAGCCCATTCTGGAGACTGTTAAGCAGTTGGCCTGCCGGGCCATCACCCTGATTGTCTGGCCCATTCTCCTTTATATTCTGTTCTTCTACATTCACCTCTGTGTCCTTAACCGCAGCGGCAACGGAGATGGGTTCTATAGTTCGGCCTTTCAGTCCAGGCTGATCGGCAACTCCCTATATAATGCCAGCATGCCCAGAGATGTCGCCTACGGATCTCTGGTGACCATCAAGAACCACAAGACGGGCGGAGGCTACCTGCATTCGCATCATCACCTGTATCCCAAGGGATTGGGCGCCAGGCAGCAGCAGGTCACCACTTACACCCACAAGGACGAGAACAATAGGTGGCTAATCAGGCCGCACAACAAGAAGGGTCTACCAAAGGGCAAGCCCCAGATCCTCCGGCACGGGGACCTCGTCCGCCTGACTCACATGGCGACCAGGAGAAATCTGCACTCCCACAACGAACCTGCGCCCATGACCAAGAAGCATTTACAGGTCACTGGCTATGGCGAG TTGGGCGTAGGCGATGCCAACGACGCATGGCGCGTGTTGATTGTGGGCGGCAAGGTCAACGAAACGGTACACACGGTCACCACCCGGCTCAAATTCATCCACCTGCTGCAGAACTGCGCGCTGACCTCCAGTGGGAAGCAGTTACCGAAATGGGGGTTCGAGCAGCAGGAGGTGTCCTGCAATCCCAACGTGCGCGACAAGAACTCGCAGTGGAACGTCGAGGACAACGAGCACAAGTTGA TGCCCAGTGTGAGCTTTAGCGTGTATGCGCCCGGCTTCTTTGCCCGCTTCCTCGAATCCCACGCCGTTATGCTTCAGGGAAACGCAGGACTCAAGCCCAAAGAGGGCGAGGTCACCAGCAGACCCTGGCAGTGGCCGATCAACTACAGG GGCCAGTTCTTCTCCGGCAGCAGTTACCGCATCTACTTGCTGGGAAACCCGTTGATTTGGTGGAGCAATCTGGTTTTCCTGGCCCTTTTCGTCACTGTTTTCCTGTGGAACGCAGTCGTTCAGCAAAGAAGAGCTGGCTTCGCCCGATCGACGGCCCAAAATCAAGCCCAAAGTCCCGATTCGGAGACAGTGGCCCAGGGAGAGGAGAGTGAGCACTCCACCATGGACATCTGCAGTTGCTGTACTCCGGTGAAGGAGAAAGTCCCAAAGGCAGTTCCTAGTGGGTCCCCGGAGGCACCCAACCCGGCGCAGTCTTTACGGGCGGCCGCCTGGCTTTTTCTGGGCTGGATGCTCCACTATCTGCCCTTCTGGGCGATGGGACGGGTGCTCTACTTCCACCACTATTTTCCGGCCTTGATCTTCAACTCCTTGCTGACGG GCGTTATGTTCAACTACATTATGAGAGTTCTGCCCAAATGGATTCACCACGCTATCCTGGGACTGGTTCTCTCGATCCTGGTCTATAGTTTTGCCGCCTTCTCGCCACTTGCTTACGGAATGAGTGGTCCTCTAGCCAACGAGCCCAACTCTACAATGCACAATCTCAAGTGGCTTTCTACCTGGGAGTTCTAG
- the LOC6615901 gene encoding frizzled-3 isoform X2 translates to MSGSDIAGIKLTSGPTSLRSRILVRNLPPCTREELSFLCYSLGTILGSLVIDNHGFIQFATESEATRAIEELDHSTFKSNVILVSNASFRSVKASCCVYAPQKKNRMVEWSDADDVVVVERNEDEDDEDEDDYESDNEKGQIAKLVPLIESGCSRRARFLLCSSLFPLCTPDVPRPVAACKLLCETVRGECMENAPPELMELWPSFLNCDGLPQPEKHELCMQIPQEVVVPGGSPSGPPTTGSPGVEDHPQTYRFWKSGAPPASDLGGVLCPQNFSGSPFNPEECVPQCQRDAFHTSSQKKTSETLILGLSAVCFVLTLFALVTFWAEPTRFGYPERPVLFLCLCYNLFSVCYLERIVFHNQARMHDVELQGRLMRPGCLLTPPCLASYITTSYLSLCAASWWLIFALCFYLSSHKKWSSEALEKRSGLFHVLAWVPPLAPPIAALLLEKVRPSELTGMCYAPGFVELPALILLLLGLYFTLRASRSLLFLQLQLQPTLAHHRFGQIRKRFVLFSLLYFVPTTAGVVAALCERYADSVPSCSTPDDCLSPTPLSAWPALVRIFFQLVGGTLTGLWVWSRKTCESYRNRLGASGTPTSSLMNQSKAAGPLPKKHLYTSGKSMLPTGGITPLYAAISFHNVPVYNPNQSRV, encoded by the exons atgtcTGGAAGCGATATCGCGGGAATTAAACTAACCAGTGGACCGACGAGTCTGAGGAGCAGGATCCTTGTGAGAAACCTACCCCCTTGCACCCGTGAGGAGCTGTCTTTCCTCTGCTATTCCCTCGGCACAATCCTTGGCTCGCTGGTGATCGATAACCACGGGTTTATCCAGTTTGCTACGGAGAGCGAGGCCACCCGCGCCATTGAGGAGCTCGACCATTCTACCTTCAAATCGAATGTTATCCTTGTCTCGAACGCCAGCTTCCGTTCCGTTAAAGCCAGTTGCTGTGTCTATGCTCCCCAGAAAAAGAACAGGATGGTCGAGTGGTCTGATGCCGATGACGTTGTCGTCGTGGAGCGGAACGAAGATGAGGACGATGAAGACGAGGATGACTACGAAAGCGATAACGAAAAAGG GCAGATTGCCAAGCTGGTGCCACTAATAGAATCCGGTTGCTCGCGTCGCGCCCGCTTTTTGCTTTGCTCGTCTCTGTTTCCGCTGTGCACGCCGGATGTGCCACGCCCCGTTGCCGCCTGCAAATTGCTGTGCGAGACCGTTAGGGGCGAGTGTATGGAAAACGCTCCGCCGGAACTGATGGAGCTGTGGCCTTCGTTCCTTAACTGCGACGGACTGCCGCAACCGGAGAAGCACGAGTTGTGCATGCAGATTCCACAGGAGGTGGTTGTGCCAGGCGGGAGTCCAAGTGGTCCGCCCACCACTGGTTCACCCGGCGTCGAAGATCACCCGCAGACGTACCGCTTTTGGAAGAGCGGAGCACCGCCCGCCTCTGACTTGGGTGGCGTCCTGTGCCCGCAGAACTTTAGCGGCAGCCCCTTTAATCCGGAGGAGTGCGTGCCCCAGTGTCAGCGGGACGCCTTCCACACGAGCTCTCAGAAGAAGACGTCTGAAACCCTCATCCTGGGCCTCTCGGCCGTCTGCTTCGTCCTGACACTGTTCGCCTTGGTGACCTTCTGGGCGGAGCCCACCAGGTTTGGCTACCCCGAGAGACCAGTACTCTTCCTGTGCCTGTGCTACAACCTCTTTAGCGTGTGCTATCTGGAGCGAATCGTGTTCCACAACCAAGCAAGGATGCATGACGTCGAGCTGCAAGGGCGGCTGATGCGACCGGGCTGCTTGCTGACTCCCCCATGCCTGGCCTCCTACATAACCACCTCCTATTTAAGCCTGTGTGCGGCCAGCTGGTGGCTGATATTCGCCCTGTGCTTCTACCTGTCCTCGCACAAAAAATGGTCCAGCGAGGCGCTGGAGAAGAGGTCCGGGCTGTTCCACGTCCTGGCCTGGGTGCCACCGCTGGCGCCCCCCATTGCCGCCCTGCTGCTGGAGAAGGTGCGTCCGAGTGAGCTGACGGGAATGTGCTACGCACCGGGATTCGTGGAGCTGCCAGCACTGATCCTCCTCCTGCTTGGGCTGTACTTCACCCTGAGAGCCTCCAGGTCTCTGCTCTtcctgcagctgcagttgcagccCACCCTGGCCCACCACCGATTCGGGCAGATCCGGAAGCGCTTCGTGCTCTTCTCCCTGCTGTACTTCGTGCCCACGACCGCCGGCGTCGTGGCGGCTCTTTGCGAGCGGTACGCGGATTCAGTGCCCAGCTGCTCCACTCCCGATGACTGCCTCTCACCCACTCCGCTCAGTGCCTGGCCAGCGTTGGTTCGGATCTTCTTCCAGCTAGTGGGGGGAACGTTGACAGGGTTGTGGGTGTGGTCGCGCAAGACCTGCGAGAGCTACAGAAATCGGCTGGGGGCCAGCGGCACACCCACCTCATCCCTGATGAATCAAAGCAAGGCGGCCGGGCCTCTGCCCAAAAAGCATTTGTATACGAGTGGGAAATCCATGCTGCCCACGGGGGGAATCACTCCATTATATGCTGCTATTAGTTTTCACAATGTGCCCGTCTACAACCCCAACCAATCGAGAGTTTAG
- the LOC6615903 gene encoding uncharacterized protein LOC6615903, translating into MKLDDKQKRLGHEPPKYLNEDFFKAALEDGLRDMRVDIKKIIFSESSGGGGENYCSKIYRAKALYRSSKRQLDEELALIVKSIAITPATQFLEELAVYLREKIFYFDVLGKLEVLIGDGSKFGAKCLYTTREPIQTIVFDDLTQYGYKLASRQSGLNEEHCVVILKKLGKFHASSMVLAEKEPSVREHFTTGMLDENYIRTNERFINFMTLQCRTLANVVSKWAGYELLAEKLHHHCDNIKENLVTTGRPLPGEITVLNHGDLWVNNFMYKYDDKQPTKPIDAIFVDFQNSFFGSPGCDINFFLNSSVQLDVLIHRREFLIQTYYASLRDSLERMHSAFVPSYADIQQEIQARELYGFFSSYAFLPMVTMKKEDSYDISIEALSDQDFAKKKVQLMFSSNPRTTDTLRYTLRRFDELGIFD; encoded by the exons ATGAAGCTGGACGACAAGCAGAAGCGACTGGGCCACGAGCCTCCCAAGTACCTCAACGAGGACTTCTTCAAGGCGGCGCTTGAAGACGGACTTCGAGACATGCGGGTGGACATCAAGAAGATCATCTTTTCCGAGTCGAGCGGTGGCGGCGGTGAGAACTACTGCAGCAAAATCTATAGGGCCAAGGCCCTCTACCGCAGCAGCAAGAGGCAGCTGGACGAGGAGCTGGCCCTGATTGTCAAGAGTATTGCCATCACGCCGGCCACTCAGTTCCTCGAGGAGCTGGCCGTGTATCTGCGCGAGAAGATCTTCTACTTCGACGTCCTCGGCAAACTGGAGGTCTTGATCGGCGACGGGTCCAAGTTCGGAGCCAAGTGCCTGTACACAACCCGCGAGCCCATCCAAACGATCGTCTTTGACGACCTCACCCAGTACGGCTACAAGCTGGCCAGCAGGCAGAGCGGGCTCAACGAGGAGCACTGCGTGGTCATCCTCAAGAAGCTGGGAAAGTTCCATGCCAGCTCAATGGTGCTGGCCGAGAAG GAACCCAGTGTTCGCGAGCACTTCACCACCGGAATGCTGGACGAGAACTACATCAGAACCAACGAGCGATTCATCAACTTCATGACCCTCCAGTGCCGGACTTTGGCCAACGTCGTCTCCAAGTGGGCCGGCTACGAGTTGCTGGCAGAGAAGCTGCACCACCACTGCGACAACATCAAGGAGAACCTCGTGACCACCGGGCGGCCGTTGCCCGGAGAGATCACTGTTCTAAATCATGGCGACCTGTGGGTGAACAACTTCATGTATAAATACGACGACAAGCAGCCCACGAAGCCCATCGATGCCATATTC GTGGATTTCCAAAACAGCTTCTTCGGCAGCCCAGGCTGCGACATCAACTTCTTCCTAAACAGCAGCGTCCAACTGGACGTGCTGATCCACCGGCGCGAGTTCCTCATCCAGACGTACTACGCCTCCCTAAGGGACAGCCTGGAGCGGATGCACTCGGCTTTTGTGCCCAGCTACGCGGATATTCAACAGGAGATCCAGGCCAGAGAGCTGTACGGCTTCTTCTCGTCCTACGCCTTTCTGCCGATGGTGACCATGAAGAAGGAGGACTCATACGACATCAGCATCGAGGCGCTGTCGGACCAGGACTTCGCCAAGAAGAAGGTTCAGCTGATGTTCTCTTCCAATCCCCGCACCACGGACACCTTGCGCTACACCCTGCGTCGCTTTGATGAGCTGGGCATATTCGATTGA
- the LOC6615897 gene encoding collagen alpha-1(II) chain has protein sequence MMASSGGACSHFAFVAWAVFALFLTHGGDNVVDARRNQGNQRKTSSSSSSSNYGHVTQPSYNTNGHAAGNSHADVAKLSYPNYNSQPNRPMAAGSSGSPGSAPQPGWNVPQGPPPAYSASNPAGGARPNMHEPPPAYHAPNYGAAPPNYGAATGSNVHQPQYSGVPAGATYYPAAGHGSGYSPNIPPGATYYPSAGHVPMGGGYHPAAAPPPGATYYQAGSALPPGATYYSAPPQQSSSGLGFGTGLLAGGLGGALLGHALTPSGGSSSSQPVAAAPAAGQDRIIIINNGVPVNASDGTTVINAAGVSAAPGAVPAAAVPPSNATQDAQQPAVPMAPISAMPFNPETSNMTAPDAAAPPPPGGIICVPTKVNETDPVDSTKMIEVEKIACYPAPPPPAASAGEGPAPLAPMAVDQPGSQQVQQVQQAQDVAAPIQASVRSHTGGARALEGLTMRSLLLVLMSGMVAKRLAGF, from the exons ATGATGGCCTCCAGCGGTGGCGCCTGTTCCCATTTCGCCTTTGTGGCCTGGGCGGTGTTTGCCTTGTTTTTGACGCACGGCGGCGACAATGTTGTGGACGCCCGGCGTAACCAGGGCAACCAACGGAAGACCTCCTCCTCGTCCAGCTCCTCCAACTACGGTCACGTGACGCAGCCCAGCTACAACACAAATGGCCACGCCGCCGGCAACTCTCATGCAGATGTCGCCAAACTGAGTTACCCCAACTACAACTCGCAGCCGAATCGACCAATGGCCGCGGGATCATCAGGGTCCCCAGGCTCCGCCCCTCAGCCAGGTTGGAATGTGCCGCAGGGTCCGCCGCCCGCCTACTCCGCTTCCAACCCCGCCGGAGGAGCCCGACCTAACATGCACGAACCGCCGCCAGCCTACCATGCCCCAAACTACGGAGCAGCTCCTCCCAACTATGGAGCCGCCACCGGATCGAATGTCCATCAGCCGCAGTATTCGGGAGTGCCAGCTGGAGCCACCTACTACCCGGCTGCAGGACACGGCAGTGGCTATTCCCCCAATATCCCCCCTGGAGCTACGTACTACCCGTCCGCCGGCCATGTCCCCATGGGCGGTGGCTATCACCCAGCTGCTGCTCCGCCTCCGGGGGCCACCTACTACCAGGCGGGATCTGCTTTGCCGCCCGGAGCCACCTATTATTCTGCACCACCACAACAGTCCTCCTCTGGCTTGGGCTTCG GAACTGGACTGCTTGCTGGCGGCTTGGGCGGTGCTCTGCTGGGTCACGCCCTCACGCCCTCGGGAGGCAGTTCCTCCTCGCAGCCGGTTGCcgcagctccagctgctggTCAGGATCGCATAATCATCATTAACAACGGCGTGCCAGTGAATGCCAGCGATGGCACCACTGTGATAAACGCAGCAGGTGTGTCTGCTGCTCCGGGAGCAGTTCCAGCGGCCGCAGTTCCCCCTTCCAACGCGACCCAAGATGCCCAACAGCCAGCCGTACCCATGGCACCAATTTCCGCAATGCCCTTTAATCCAGAGACCTCCAACATGACCGCACCGGACGCAGCTGCACCCCCACCGCCTGGCGGCATTATTTGTGTGCCCACAAAGGTAAATGAAACGGATCCGGTTGACAGCACCAAGATGATAGAGGTGGAGAAGATTGCCTGCTACCCGGCACCCCCGCCACCAGCTGCTTCCGCCGGCGAGGGTCCAGCACCACTGGCGCCCATGGCCGTTGATCAACCAGGATCGCAGCAGGTGCAGCAAGTGCAGCAGGCGCAGGATGTCGCTGCTCCAATCCAGGCATCCGTTCGCTCCCACACCGGCGGAGCTCGGGCCTTGGAAGGATTGACCATGCGGAGCCTTCTGCTCGTGCTTATGAGCGGAATGGTGGCCAAGCGGCTCGCTGGCTTCTAG
- the LOC6615898 gene encoding 60S ribosomal protein L22 — MAPTAKTNKGDTKTAAAKPAEKKAAPAATAAKGKVEKPKAEAAKPAAAAAKNVKKAPEAAKDVKAAAAATKPAAAKPAAAKPTAAAKDAGKKTPAAAPKKDAKAAAAPAAAKAAPAKKAASTPAAAPPAKKAAPAKAAAPAAAAPAPAAAAPAVAKPAPKPKAKAAPAPSKVVKKNVLRGKGQKKKKVSLRFTIDCTNIAEDSIMDVADFEKYIKARLKVNGKVNNLGNNVTFERSKLKLIVSSDVHFSKAYLKYLTKKYLKKNSLRDWIRVVANEKDSYELRYFRISSNDDEDDDAE, encoded by the exons ATGGCTCCTACC GCCAAGACCAACAAGGGTGATACCAAGACCGCTGCTGCCAAGCCAGCGGAGAAGAAGGCCGCTCCCGCAGCCACCGCCGCCAAGGGCAAGGTGGAGAAGCCGAAGGCTGAGGCCGCTAAGCCCGCGGCCGCCGCGGCCAAGAACGTGAAGAAGGCGCCCGAGGCGGCCAAGGATGTGAAGGCAGCCGCCGCTGCTACCAAGCCCGCGGCAGCTAAGCCCGCAGCTGCCAAGCCCACCGCCGCTGCCAAGGATGCCGGAAAGAAGACTCCCGCTGCTGCTCCCAAGAAGGACGCCAAGGCTGCCGCTGCTCCGGCTGCCGCCAAGGCTGCTCCGGCCAAGAAGGCTGCCTCCACTCCTGCTGCCGCTCCCCCAGCAAAGAAGGCTGCTCCCGCTAAGGCCGCAGCcccggctgctgctgctcccgctccggctgcagctgctcctgctgtcGCTAAGCCTGCGCCTAAGCCGAAGGCCAAGGCTGCCCCAGCTCCCAGCAAGGTAGTCAAGAAGAACGTGCTGCGTGGCAAGGgacagaagaagaagaaggtcTCGCTGCGCTTCACTATCGACTGCACCAACATTGCTGAGGATAGCATCATGGATGTGGCCGACTTC GAGAAGTACATCAAGGCCCGCCTTAAGGTCAACGGCAAGGTGAACAACCTGGGCAACAACGTCACCTTCGAGCGCTCCAAGCTGAAGCTCATTGTCAGCTCCGACGTGCACTTCTCCAAGGCATACCTTAAGTACTTGACCAAGAAGTACCTGAAGAAGAACAGCCTGCGCGACTGGATCCGCGTGGTGGCCAACGAAAAGGACTCGTACGAGCTGCGCTACTTCAGAATCAGCTCCAACGACGATGAGGACGACGATGCCGAGTAA